The following nucleotide sequence is from bacterium.
GCTGCCTTCGGGGCCGCGGCCGGGAAGCGGCCTGCGACCGCTGCGCCGGGATCTGTCCTTTCGGGGCGATCGCAGCCGCGGACCGCGGCGTCGCCGTCGACCACACCCTGTGCGAGGGCTGCGGCGCCTGTGCGCTCGTCTGTCCGGCGGACGCCATGCGGATGGTCGTCCCCTCCTCGGCCGGGACCATCGCGCGGTTGCGGGGCGCACTCGAGCGCGCCGCGCGGGACGGCGTCGCTCCGAAGCTGACGATCTGCGAGGCCGACGCCGCGGGTCCCGCCCCCGGTGCGGCCCTGGCGCCGGACGCCGGGACCGCGCCCGGCGCACCGCGCGTCGTCTTCGCGCTCGAGCAGATCGGGCTCGTGCGGCTCGAGACGCTGCTGGCCGCCGTCCGCCACGGCGCGCGCTCGGTGGCCGTCGTCTGCCCGGGGACGGCACCGGCGATCGCGGCGGCGGTGCGCCGCCAGGTGGAGCTGGCCTCGGCCATCGTCGGCGGGCTGGGCCTGCGGCCGGACACCGTGACCTTCGCGATTGCACCGGAGTGCCCGCCGGCCGGGCAGGTGGCGGGGACGGCCGCCGCCCCGGAGACCTCGGAGATGTCGGGGGCCGAGGCGCCGGACGCACCGGACGCGCGCGATCCCTGGCCGCCGCAGGACTCGGCGTCCCTCGTCCGCGCGGCGGCACACGTGCTCCACGAGCGCTCGGGCGCCCGCGATCCCGCCCTGCCGCTGCCCGAGGGGGCGCCGTTCGGCACGCTCGGGATCGCGGCTGAGCGGTGCACGCTGTGCATGGCCTGCGCGGCGGCCTGTCCCGCCGGCGCCCTGGCGGGGTCCGGCGACGCGCCGCGGCTCGAGTTCCGCGAAGCGCGATGCCACCAGTGCGGCCTGTGCGCGCAGGTCTGCCCCGAGCAGGCGCTGCACCTGCAGCCGCGGCTGCTCTGCGATCCCGAGGGCGCGGCGCGGCCGGTGGTGCTGCACGAGCAGGAGGCGGCCCGGTGCGTCTCCTGCGGCGCGCCGTTCGCTTCCCGGGCGATGGTCGACCGCATGACCGCCAGGCTGAAGGGCCACTGGATGTTCGTCGAGGAGCGGCAGCTGCGGCGCCTCCGGCAGTGCGGCACCTGCCGGGCCCGGGACGTCCTTCTCTCCGAGGACGCAGCGCGATGGGCCCGGTAGCGACCGGCCGCACGATCCCGGGCTGGTGCCCGACCTTCGGGGACCTGCGCTCGGACGCCTACGTGCTCCTCGCCGCGCTCCTCGGGCCGCCGCCCACGGAGGGGCTCCTGCACATCGTGCGGAACCTCGCGTGGGACGGCCCGCTCCCCGGAACACTCGAGCGTTCGCTGGCGGGCCTGCGGCGCGCCGGCGCCGAGCATCCCCTCCCCGTGGTCGAGGACGAGCACCGCGTGCTCTTCGTCGGCCTCGGGAGCGGCGAGGTGGTCCCCTACGCCTCCTGGTACCGGGAGCGGACGCTCCAGTCCCTCCCACTCGCGGCGCTGCGCTCCGACCTCCTGCGGCTCGGCCTCGTGCGGCAGGCCGGCTGTCCCGAGCCGGAGGACCACGCCGGCGCCCTCTGCGAGATCATGGCGCTGCTCTCCGGGCCCTCGTCCGAGGTCCCGCTTGCGCACCAGGCTCAGGTGTTCGGGGACCACCTCGCCCCCTGGATGGGTGCGTTCTTCGGCGACCTCCATGGCGCCCGCGGTGCCAGCTTCTACCGCGCCGTGGGCGACTTCGGGGCCCGCTTTCTCGAGGCCGAGAGCCGCTATTTCGCCTTCGCACCTGAATGGGAGCCCTTCACGGAAGGAGCATAGCGCCATGGTCAGACCGTTCTCCGCCAGCCGTCGTTCGTTCTTCAGGAGCGCCGCGGCGCTCGGGGGGGCCGCGGCCGCGCTCGCCCTCGGAGGCGACAGGAAGACCGCGAAAAGCGCGCCTGCGCCGCCACGCAGCGGCGGCACCAGCGGCTACCGCCTCACGGAGCACATCGCGAAGTACTACGAGAAGGCGCGAGGCTGAGCCCCGCAGCCGACGACAGAGGGAAACGGAGATGAGGCAGATCGGCAGGAAGTGGCTGCGGCGCACGGCAACGGAGGCACCTTGCCCCGCCGGGATGGACCGGCGGACCTTTCTCGAACGCGGCGCGGTGGCGCTGGGCGGCGGCGCTCTCCTGGGCCTGCTGCCGCTGTCGGTGGTGCGCAAGGCCACGGCGCAGGAGAAGACGAACTTCCCGCACCCGGGGACAAAGAGCGAGACACGGCGCTCGATCTGCACGAACTGCTCCGTGGGGTGCGGCATCATCGCCGAGATCCAGAACGGCGTCTGGGTCGGGCAGGAGCCGGACTTCGACTCGCCGATCAACCTCGGGGCGAACTGCCCGAAGGGCGCCGCGGAGCGCAACATCGTCTTCGGTCACAAGCGCACGAAATACCCGATGAAGCTCGAGAACGGCACCTGGAAGCGCCTCTCCTGGGACCAGGCGATCAACGAGATCGGCGACAGGCTCCTGAAGATCCGCGAGGAGTCGGGGCCGGACGCCCTGTTCTTCTGCGGCTCGTCCAAGGCCAGCAACGAGGGCGCGCACCTGCAGGCCAAGTTCGCGGCCCTCTGGGGCACGAACAACGCCGACAACCAGGCCCGCATCTGCCACTCCACGACCGTCAACGGGGTGGCGAGCACCTGGGGCTACGGCGCGATGACCAACTCCTACAACGACATGCACAACTCCAAGGCAATGCTGTTCATCGGCTCGAACGCGGCCGAGGCGCACCCCGTGGCGATGCAGCACATCCTGCGGGGCAAGGAGAACGGCGCCAAGATGATCGTGGTCGACCCGCGCCACACGCGCACGGCCGCGCACGCCGACATCTACGCCCGGATCCGCTCGGGCACCGACATCCCCTTCATCTACGGGCTGCTCTGGCACATTTTCAAGAACGGCTGGGAGGACAAGGAGTACATCGCCCGCCGCGTCTGGGCGATGGACGACGTGCGCAAGGAGGCCGAGCACTGGCCTCCCGAGGTCGTCGCGGACGTGACGGGCGTCCCCAAGGAGAAGGTCTACGAGATCGCCAGGACCATGGCGGAAAACCGCCCCGGGACGGTCGTCTGGTGCATGGGGATCACGCAGCACCACGTCGGCAACAACAACACGCGCCTCTGCTGCATCCTGCAGCTGGCGCTCGGAAACGTTGGCGTGGCCGGCGGCGGGACGAACATCTTCCGCGGCCACGACAATGTGCAGGGCGCGACCGACATCGGACCGAACGCCCACACCCTCCCCGCCTACTACGGCCTTGCCGAAGGCGCCTGGAAGCACTGGTGCCGCGTCTGGGATCTGGACTACGAGTGGCTCAAGACCCGCTTCGACATGACCCAGAAATACGATGCCGGCGGCGGGAACATGGCCTTCACGATGAACATGCCCGGCATCCCCGTCTCGCGCTGGATCGACGCCGTGCTCGAGGACAAGGCCAACCTCTCGCAGCGCACGAACGTGCGCGCCGTCATCTTCCAGGGGCACGCCTGCAACAGCCAGACGCGCGGCCCGGAGATGAAGAAGGCGCTCGAGAAGCTCGACCTGCTCGTCATCTCCGACCCCTACCCGACGCACATGGCGGTGTTGAGCGACCGCAGGAACGACACCTATCTGCTGCCGAGCTGCACGCAGCTGGAGACCTCCGGCTCCTGCACCGCCTCGAACCGCTCGCTCCAGTGGCGCGAGAAGCTCGTCGACCCGTACTTCGAGTCGCTGCCGGACCACGTCATCCTCTACCGGTTGGCGACGAAGCTCGGCTTTGGCAAGGAACTGGTCAAGCGCATCCAGGTCGTCAACGGCGAGCCGCTCACCGAGGACATCCTGCGCGAGATCAACCGCGGCTCGTGGACGATCGGCTACACCGGCCAGAGCCCCGAGCGGCTCAAGCTCCACGCCCAGCACCGGCGCGCCTTCGACACGACCACGCTGCGGGCGCGCGGCGGGCCCTGCGACGGCGACTACTACGGCCTGCCCTGGCCGTGCTGGGGGACCCCCGCGATGAAGCACCCGGGGACCCCGCTGCTCTACGATCCGAGCAAGTCCGTCGCCGAAGGCGGGCTGGTCTTCCGCGCCAACTTCGGCACGGAGCGCAACGGGCAGAGCCTGCTGGCGGACAAGGTCTTCTCGAAGGATTCGGAGATCAAGGACGGGTACCCCGAGTTCACGGCGGACCTGCTCAAGCAGCTCGGCTGGTGGGGCGACCTGACGGCGGAGGAGCAGAAAGAGGCCGAGGGCAGGAACTGGAAGACCGACCTCTCCGGCGGCATCCAGCGCGTCGCGATCAAGCACGGCTGCGCGCCGTTTGGAAACGCGCGGGCCCGCTGCCAGGTCTGGGAGTACCCCGACCCGATCCCGATCCACCGCGAGCCGCTCTACACGCCGCGCTTCGATCTGGTGAAGAAGTACCCGACCTATGCCGACCGCAAGGCCTTCATGCGGCTCCCCACCCGCTACCAGTCGATCCAGTCCGTGGACCACAGCGCGAAGTATCCCCTCGTGTTCACCAGCGGGCGCCTCGTCGAGTACCAGGGCGGTGGCGAGAAGTCGCGCTCCAACGCCTGGCTCGCGAAGCTGCGGCCCGAGATGTTCGCCGAGGTCAACCCGAAGGACGCCAACAACGCCGGCATCACCAACGGGATGTACATGTGGCTCGAGGGCGCGGAGGGCGGACGCATCAAGGTCCGCGCGCTCGTCACCGAGCGTGTCGGCCCCGGGACCGTGTGGACGCCCTTCCACTTCGGCGGCTGGTTCGAGGGCAAGGACCTGCACGACAAGTACCCGGAGGGGACCGCTCCCTTCGTCAGGGGCGAGGCCTGCAACACCGCCACGACGTACGGCTACGACTCGGTGACGATGATGCAGGAAACGAAGGCCACGCTCTGCCGGATCACCCCGGCGTAGGGAGGAGGGGATCCATGGCGCGGATGAAGTTCCTCTGCGACGCCGAGCGCTGCATCGGCTGCAACGCCTGCGTCGTCGCCTGCAACAACGCGCACGACGTGCCGTACGGGATCAACCGGCGGCACGTCATCACCCTCAAGGACGGCGAGGAGGGCGAGAAGTCGATCTCGGTGGCCTGCATGCACTGCACGGACGCGCCGTGCGCGGCGGTCTGCCCGGTGGACTGCTTCTACACCACGCCCGACGGGATCGTCCTCCACGACAAGGACCTGTGCATCGGCTGCGGCTACTGCTTCTACGCGTGCCCCTTCGGCGCGCCGCAGTTCCCGGAGCAGGGGATGTTCGCCGCCCGCAGCAAGATGGACAAGTGCACCTTCTGCGCGGGCGGGCCGCCGGCGGACGGGTCGGTGGAGGAGTACCAGAAGTACGGGAGCAACCGGATCGCGCAGGGCAAGCTGCCGCTGTGCGCGGAGATGTGCGCGACCAAGGCGCTGCTCGGCGGCGACGGGGATGCCGTCTCGAAGATCTACATCGAGCGCGTGACGAAGCGGGGGGGCCGGCCCGTCACCTGGGGCTGGGAGACCGCCTACGCCTTCAAGGGAAGAAAGGACTGACGCCGACGCGTCGGCGGCCTTGGGGAGGAGTGCGACCATGCGACAGACGGCACGTGCGGTGACGGTCCTCGTCTTCCTGGCAGTCGGGCTGGGGTGCCGGCCCGAGCCACGTTCCACGACCATGCACGAGCCGGGGGTCTACAAAGGCGCGAAGGATCCCCTGCTCGCGCAGCAGAAGCAGCAGGAGCTGGTCGACCGGCTGAACCTGGCGCAGCGGGACCGCTGAGGAGGGCGCCGTGAAGACGCATTCGCGAAGCCTGGCCGGGCGCACCCTGGCGGGCGGACTGCTGCTGCTGGCCCTCGCGGGCCTGCTCACCGGATGGCCGGCGGGGGCCAAAGAGGATCTCTCCAACCCCCACGCGAACCTCTGGCGCGCCGTGCGGCAGGGGATCGCGGGCTTCATGACCGCCCCCGCCGAGGGTCACCGCGTCCTGATCCAGAACAGCGGGGAGAACTGGCGCGAGCTGCGCAACGGCGTGCTCATCCGCCTCTCCCCCTGGGTCCTCGCGGCGGCGCTGGCGGGCGCGGGCCTCTTCTACGCCGTCGTCGGCAAGGACAAACTCGAGCGGCCCCGCTCCGGCGTGCTGCTCGAGCGCTACACGAAGGGCGAGCGCGCGCTGCACTGGTACACGGCGACGCTCTTCGTCGTGATGGCCCTTACCGGGCTGAGCCTG
It contains:
- a CDS encoding 4Fe-4S binding protein, whose protein sequence is MARSRDEAAGSGGRPADLTAIDFSSPAYNRIDELQDCAGNYRSFETLEGIVTADMRHRFERERRGRRGSGGEPAGASAVAVADAIGDREQGPAPPAPVTIVSRGRVLVLDTDAVRAGALARVLGRHGLTCTEIVTGEGRSVKVRGGFGGFSAAREPAVDAGRPVVEPGPVPTAAFDCVLDLQPAPSYAGPLLPPGYYAPGGDAGRLAQALAELPEMRGRFEKPQFTLFLAERCLRGRGREAACDRCAGICPFGAIAAADRGVAVDHTLCEGCGACALVCPADAMRMVVPSSAGTIARLRGALERAARDGVAPKLTICEADAAGPAPGAALAPDAGTAPGAPRVVFALEQIGLVRLETLLAAVRHGARSVAVVCPGTAPAIAAAVRRQVELASAIVGGLGLRPDTVTFAIAPECPPAGQVAGTAAAPETSEMSGAEAPDAPDARDPWPPQDSASLVRAAAHVLHERSGARDPALPLPEGAPFGTLGIAAERCTLCMACAAACPAGALAGSGDAPRLEFREARCHQCGLCAQVCPEQALHLQPRLLCDPEGAARPVVLHEQEAARCVSCGAPFASRAMVDRMTARLKGHWMFVEERQLRRLRQCGTCRARDVLLSEDAARWAR
- a CDS encoding molecular chaperone TorD family protein, translating into MGPVATGRTIPGWCPTFGDLRSDAYVLLAALLGPPPTEGLLHIVRNLAWDGPLPGTLERSLAGLRRAGAEHPLPVVEDEHRVLFVGLGSGEVVPYASWYRERTLQSLPLAALRSDLLRLGLVRQAGCPEPEDHAGALCEIMALLSGPSSEVPLAHQAQVFGDHLAPWMGAFFGDLHGARGASFYRAVGDFGARFLEAESRYFAFAPEWEPFTEGA
- a CDS encoding formate dehydrogenase, with protein sequence MVRPFSASRRSFFRSAAALGGAAAALALGGDRKTAKSAPAPPRSGGTSGYRLTEHIAKYYEKARG
- a CDS encoding formate dehydrogenase subunit alpha, with translation MRQIGRKWLRRTATEAPCPAGMDRRTFLERGAVALGGGALLGLLPLSVVRKATAQEKTNFPHPGTKSETRRSICTNCSVGCGIIAEIQNGVWVGQEPDFDSPINLGANCPKGAAERNIVFGHKRTKYPMKLENGTWKRLSWDQAINEIGDRLLKIREESGPDALFFCGSSKASNEGAHLQAKFAALWGTNNADNQARICHSTTVNGVASTWGYGAMTNSYNDMHNSKAMLFIGSNAAEAHPVAMQHILRGKENGAKMIVVDPRHTRTAAHADIYARIRSGTDIPFIYGLLWHIFKNGWEDKEYIARRVWAMDDVRKEAEHWPPEVVADVTGVPKEKVYEIARTMAENRPGTVVWCMGITQHHVGNNNTRLCCILQLALGNVGVAGGGTNIFRGHDNVQGATDIGPNAHTLPAYYGLAEGAWKHWCRVWDLDYEWLKTRFDMTQKYDAGGGNMAFTMNMPGIPVSRWIDAVLEDKANLSQRTNVRAVIFQGHACNSQTRGPEMKKALEKLDLLVISDPYPTHMAVLSDRRNDTYLLPSCTQLETSGSCTASNRSLQWREKLVDPYFESLPDHVILYRLATKLGFGKELVKRIQVVNGEPLTEDILREINRGSWTIGYTGQSPERLKLHAQHRRAFDTTTLRARGGPCDGDYYGLPWPCWGTPAMKHPGTPLLYDPSKSVAEGGLVFRANFGTERNGQSLLADKVFSKDSEIKDGYPEFTADLLKQLGWWGDLTAEEQKEAEGRNWKTDLSGGIQRVAIKHGCAPFGNARARCQVWEYPDPIPIHREPLYTPRFDLVKKYPTYADRKAFMRLPTRYQSIQSVDHSAKYPLVFTSGRLVEYQGGGEKSRSNAWLAKLRPEMFAEVNPKDANNAGITNGMYMWLEGAEGGRIKVRALVTERVGPGTVWTPFHFGGWFEGKDLHDKYPEGTAPFVRGEACNTATTYGYDSVTMMQETKATLCRITPA
- the fdh3B gene encoding formate dehydrogenase FDH3 subunit beta, encoding MARMKFLCDAERCIGCNACVVACNNAHDVPYGINRRHVITLKDGEEGEKSISVACMHCTDAPCAAVCPVDCFYTTPDGIVLHDKDLCIGCGYCFYACPFGAPQFPEQGMFAARSKMDKCTFCAGGPPADGSVEEYQKYGSNRIAQGKLPLCAEMCATKALLGGDGDAVSKIYIERVTKRGGRPVTWGWETAYAFKGRKD